ttgtttttatatatttatactgcATATTTCTAAGTATGATACAGCATGTTTACATATTTGGATCATGTCACCACATTTAAAATTCTTCATTGTTTATTGTATGCCACCACATTTAAAATTCTTCATTACCTATTGTATGCCATGCCTACTAAGTGGTAGTCCCTCTCACGGGTTTGATTGGCAATGCCTGATGCAGTTTTTGTAAGCCGTGTTAAAGGCACCTAACCAGTGAGTACCCAGTATGTGCTAATTTCTTAGACCAACTTGGCTTTTAAcattcatattttcaaaacagTTGGAACTTGAGACCAGACTTCCCATGGTCACAGTTCTGAAAGGCCCTGGGCATAGACTTGAAACTGGAAACTCCGGAGTTCAAAGGCTAAACGACAAAGCTTCCCTGTTCCTCTTTCTGCTGCCCCAAACCACTTCCTCCCAGGGATTACAAGGTGACCCAGGAGTGGCCCGGGTGGGGGACTGGAGTCCAGCGCAGGTGTGCTGCCTCCCTTCCCAGCAGCAGCCACCGCTCTGCTAGGGAGAAGGGTCGCTCCGGGAGCGCTACACAGACGCCTGAGTGTGTCCCATGCCTCCCAGGCAGCCGTGTACTTCACCCTCGGGGCAcctgagggcagagagagaaaggcagagagagtgtgagagcgCGACAGAGGTGCTGGGAGAGGAAACCAGAGAACCGGAGGCAGGAGACGTCCCGGGAACCGAGAGAAACAGGCAGAGCTTTCACATTGCACAGGTGGACAGCGGTGGGGACAGCCTGGCTGCGAAGCTTGATCTCTGGAGTGTCACTCACGCTGAACTCGCGGGCAAGGATTGCTTCCTCCCGGAGGTCCCGGGCCTCCAGCTGCTCCAGGAAACTCCGCACCAGGTCCAAGTGGCGACTCATGCTGCGACCCGCCTGCGAGGTCTGTGCACGCGGCTGTCGGACCCCCCAAGAGTTTAGACAGTGCGGGACGGGGCCTCGGTTCCAGCAGCCAATGAAGACTGGTATTGGCGGGAAGGTTACGCCCCCCAGCCAATCGCATTAGGAATTCATTCTGCTTTGCCATGCCCACAGGCTCGGGCGGAGGCTGGTGTAGAAGTGGAAGTCCTGCGGCTGTCCCACCCGCAATTCCCCGATGGCGCCTCAGGTGCCTAGACTGCTATGCAGGAGCGGTGGAGTCCTCCCGGAACGCTCGGACCCGCTTGAACCAGTTCCTAGATCGGGCTCACCTCCACGCCCCTTTCCCGGTGGATGGCTGCGCTCTTAAAGTCGCAGGCCAGGTTCCTAAGTAGTGAGGTGAATCCAGCACCTCACTGGTGCAAATGAGTAGTGAGGCCACTCAGCCTGCAGCTCGCGAACATCCACAGCTgcgcctgtttttttttttttttttttttttttttttttttctctatggaACCTGCTGGCAAAGCGGGGACATCATGATCTAGTCCCAACATGAAGCTCTTAACCCACACCCTTCTaggaagaagagaactggaaaAGAGTTCACGGAAAAAACAGATCTCAACACTAGAAGACAACACCCACAGCTGCTAAAGCTCCTGGGATCCTGGGAAGGGGGCCGCTCTAAGGTTGTAGCTGACTTGGTAGAGTGTCTGCCTAGCATGAAGGAAGCTCTGGGGTTCGTTTCCAGCACCCCATAAGTCCCAGAATCCaaaaggtggaggcaagagaaccagaaattcaaggtcaccctcgcTTACACTATGAGCTCAAAGATAGGTTGTGATGCGCGAAACCCTGTGTCataaggggagaaaaggagtgggctttttttgtgtttgtttgttttgttttgttttttaacgaTGGGGATtggtgagatagttcagtgggtaaaggcacttgtcaccatgcatgatgacctgagtttggtacctagtacccatatggtggaaggagaaaatttaCTCCAGAAAGTCAATTTTGACAACTATACAGGTTCTTTGGTAAGGGTACATCCCcactacacacaaaataaagtaaaaagggGGGGCTGCCAAAACACAGGCTTCAGTAAATGGACTAGCACCACCTGCAGGGTAACCAAAGAATTCAAGGGTTGCCAACCCTCTACTGAAGAGGGCAGCTCCAACGAAATCAGTTTGGGGTTGCTGTGTGGAAGGGTAGGGCTGAGGACTGGAAGTGCTTTAGGTACTGAAGGAGCAGTGGGGTCATTGGTAACAGGCTGTCAATTTGATGGTCATCACAGTGTTCAAATGAAAGAATGGATAGCATCTTGAAAAGCCAGACAAGAACTTGTTTGGGCTTCATTACTTGGTCTCTGTCCTTCATATTTCACTTTGCCAACACAAAACAACCAGATAGTGTTTGGGGGGTGTGGGAGGGGAGGCTGTAtacaaaatgtgttttcattgaAAAGGGGAAGAGAGCAGTaaaatggctcaacaggtaatgaccttgctgccaagcctgtcaATATGAGTTCCATTCccgggacacacatggtggaaaaCCACTTCCCatgagttgccctctgacctccacatgcacagcctgttcataaacacacaaataaatgtaatttaaaaaacttaaagGGGCCGGAGCAATGGCTGAaacattaagagcactggctgctcttccagaagacctgagtttagttcctaccacccacatgttggctcacaaccatcagaaactccagttctgggggatccattgcccccttctggccttcacaagcactaggcatgcacatggcacagaTACACAGGTAAGTAAaatactcatgtacataaaatgaaattttttgaaggtctctctgtgtaaccttggttgttctggaacttgctgtgtagaccaggctggcctggaaatcacagagatccactgcctctgccccctgaatgctgggattaaaggtgtgcatccccactgcctggccaaataattttttaaatgttttagagaCTGCATTGATACCAATCCTTGAATTtcattacaattttttaaaaatttgtggtTTGCAGACTCTGGTTTGCTGGACCTAGCTTAAATAGTGAGATGAGAATAAAATCAGACTGGTTAAAATACTGAGggtaagtgactgttgagtgttcAGCCCTAAAAGGGATATCTGTGCCACCTCtccaaggcccagggaacattgCAGGGTGGAGATGGGGGCAGAAAGAATCTAAGAGCCAGAAGATGAGGGGTGCCACGAAACACTGTCCTCTGGATATGACACTGCAGTTGCACCCATGAACCCATAACTCTGGGTGTGCCCATCAAAGAACCATCATGGATGAGAGGGGCACAGGAGGCCTCATCCCTCTCTGAGAATCTATGGGTGTTAACAGTATGGAAGCCGGGGGACGGTCATATTCCTCAGTGGTGCAGCCACTGGTAAGTTTCCCTCACACAAGTGAATGACCCCTCTTACCCATGCCTATTCAGGCACCCCCACTTCACTGCTGTGcagtacacacacaccaaagacaaGAAAGTGGGAGGGGGCTTGAGAAGAAGGGGATCTGTAGGAAGGGGATTATAAAGGACATgagaagaatatgatcaaagtacattacaTGCATATGGAACTATGGAGGAATATTGTTTTAAGCCTTTAAAGGGGGGAATGTAGACTACTGGGAGCTATTGGGGAGCCACTGATCATACTTGTGTATTCTAAGGGGGTCAGCAGGGATGACTGAGGATGGACAGTAATTGTGGGTTCACTGGAGGTCAGTGAATGGTACCTATAGTGATTGGGAAGTTGGTGTCATCTTGGGCAGGGTGCAGGTCAAGGAATTAACTGAGAGGCCACAGAGACTTGGAGTATTGGTTCCCAAGCAAGCAGAAGGTGGCCAGTAAATGCCAATGGGATTGCTGGTGCCTGGAGGATGGATTTGGGTTGGGCGACTCAAGGAGGCAGTACACAGGTCTATGGCCTCAGTGAAAATAGGAGAGTCACAGAAGCCGAGTCTCCCAGATGACTAATGACAGTCATTCTAAGCCAGGTCATTCCAGAACAAATGGAGGAGTGTCACTACGGGATTGTGAAAGGTCTCTATGGAACAGCAGTAGATATCACTGGTGGACAGTGGTCATTAGATACTGGTGGTACCCAGGAGCAGTGGCAACATTGAGAGGTCAGTGGGTCAGCTATGGTAATAAACAGGGGCCAGGAACGCTGACCAGTGCCTGGGAAATCTCTGCTTTGGTAGCTGAAGATCTGTCCAAGCAGGGGATGAGAATCCAACTGGGAGGCCTAGTGCAGTCTTTTCTGGAGAAAAGGGGTGTTGTTTTCCCATAGGCTCAAGTCTGGCTAGTACGTAGGTCTGCCCATCTGAATGCTGACTGGGAGGGTGAAGTAGGTCTCCACTGGGGCATTACTTGGTGGAGATGTTTGTCTTCTGCTCAGCTGGAATTAATCTTGGTCGGCAAGGAAAAGGGTGGCTCTATTTCTCTGGGACCACTGATCTGTATAAATGTCTATCTTCTCATCTGTCTAAAAATCTGTCTGACTGTCCAGATAGGTATCTGTTTTCTTGGTATTCTGTCTGTCTTGAgggttaatcttggttgtcaacttgacacacctgagaagagggaacgtCTGTTGAAGAACAGCCTCCATTCCTTCAGCTTGGTTTGTGgccatgaatgtgggtgtatTTTTTTACATCACTAATGGATGAAGTGGGTCCAGCACATTGTGGGGAGTACTACCCCAGGCAGGTAGGTagccctgggctgtataagaaagctggcaGGAAAAAAAGTGTTATTTGAAGAAAGCTGACTGTGCACAGATAGGAGGAAGTAAGTCAGTAATGAGGCAACTCTCagatggctctgcttcagttcctgcctctaggttctgaTGAGTTCCTTGAGtggcttctctcagtgatggactgtgacctgtaagtcagataaactttttcttcccttagacagggtttctattaCCGTgatcaccatgaccaaaaacaattaGGAGAGGAAAGGATGTTTTCACTTACACTTCCAAATTACAGTCTATCTTCAAATGAAGTCacaagcaggaactcaaggcaggaacctaggcAGGAACTGAGCCAGAGACCATGGAGtattcttactggcttgctcagctgctttcttacagcacttAGGACCAGCAGTCCAAGGGTGggactgcccacagtgagcttgGATCCTCTTACATCAAGCATCAGTCAAGAAAATAGACCACAGGCAAATCTGGTGGGGGCATGTTAtcagttgaggtttccttttcccaaatgactttgGTTTGTGTATCAGGCTGATATAAAACTTTCCAGCacactccccaagttgcttttggtcacaatgTTAGTGACTGCTACTGAAAACCACTGGATCAGAAATTGGTACTAGGAGTGGATTTTTGCTGTGCCGAACCTGACAATGTTGATTTTGGGGAGGACTGTGGATAATTTTGGGTCTTTCTTTGGactggaaaagccattgagtaCTAATGAACTGTTCTGTAGGACCTTGGaagagaagatgatggagacTGGCTTACAATGTTTCTGAGAGAAGTTAGAGAATCTTTCTCAGTTCCATTTGTGTGGTATAGTTGAATCCAGAATCTGGAGGTGAAACCTTCTTTGCTCTACTGGGATAATGGATCTTGAAAAAGTAGTTGTGTAAGActcccggaaagctcaggcctctggggtctcagcccaggactgcggtcaccccaatcatcaggcagattcgaaagcttgatgcaaactgcatgaggctttattaaagttgtttaacgagctaaccccatgtttgctcgggtctttcacccacccaccatggcggatggctagaaaagacagctcgaaccggctgcatagagatcttgtagggcagcgtaaggggagtgtctagggatacacacaggctcaggattggtgtgcctccaggcttggagggcttgctctgtgttgattggccaactggtttttatggctcataggccctcccagggtggttgctatgctctgtgtgtcattgctgtgcacttgtctgtaaagcacacccagagccataaagcatagagccaccagctaacttctgattggttccttgccatgaggcaggcatctgacctctcagtggccaaggcaaggtcagacaaacatgtgttcggctgttatggctgccaaaatggggagctggtcccttcagttgcAATTAGTAAGGAGCCAGTatcattgaggtgaaatctgGAAACTATTTTATCCAGGTCAGTATACAGAAGGGGTGGTCTGGCTCGGGGGCAAGGCTGCATCTCAAGCTGGTAGCTGAACTTGGTAATGTATAAAAGCCTCCCACAGGGAACTGGTCTGTAGGCATGAAGGGATCATCAAGAGCAGCAAAGACTTGGCACTGTGGCAGGGTGGCAGTTTCTCTGCAGAGGGGCTATTGGTAGAGGTGCAGTCTCAGGTTTGGTGGAAACCAGCATTGAAGGagtcatggagagaagctgaaGTTTGGCACCACGTGAAAGGCTCAGAGTCCACGGGGAGGCCCTAAGAATCCATTGGTGAAGGTACAGCCTTCCTAGCTGCAGTGGAGACCCCAGCATATTGGAGACTATGGGATATCAGCCAAAGACAGTTAACTGAGAGGACCCAGCCTGAGCTTACTAGACAGactgtgtgtgctgcagataGCAGAGGCAGAGAAATGGGACTGTgtcttactgttctattgctgtaaagagacaccatgaccgaggcaacttataaaagacagtgtttttttgtttgttggttggtttttctttttttgtttttgttttttttttttgtttgtttgttttttgagacagggtttctctgtgtagctttggagcctatcctggcattccctctggagaccagtctggcctcgaactcatagagatccgcctgcctctgcctcccgagtgctgggattaaaggcgtgtgccaccaatgcctggctaaaagaCATCGTTTAATTCAgggattgcttacagttttggGGAGTGAGTCCACGACCATCgtagtggggaacatggcagcaggcagacaggcatggtgctggagcagtagctgagagcttacatatcCCCAAGCAGCAAACAGAGAAGGCAAGACTTGacctggtatgggcttttgaaaactcaaagcccacccaggaacacacctcctccaacaaggccacacctctgaaCACCTCTTAAGCAGtgcaccaactgggaaccaaatatttaaatatctgagGCCATGGGagccattcttgttcaaaccaccacagaggccCATCTTTTGGGGCTCAGAGGAACGAGTACCTATGTCAAACACTGAGCTGCAAGATTTGGACAACACCGCTGGACTTGGGTTGTGCTTTGATCTGATCATAACTGTTCCCTGGTTCTTCCCGTGTGGAATAAGGAAGTATGTAACATGTACTCTCCATTATAATCACAGTAacttgtgagccaaataaatcctttcctcctcaagctgcttttgctcatggtgctTGCTTGTCACAGCAACCAAAAGCAAACAGGAGCAGAAATGTGTCCAGGTAAAACCGGTCTGACTGACTGCTGACGAAGAGGGCAGGAACGTTTGACTCTGAGGCACTACAGAGATAACAATGCTCAGTGTTTGCCCCACAGGCCACTCAAGAGCTGAAGACTGAGTGCTGATGGGTGCTGTGAGGGCCCAGTCTGAACTGCTGTTTCAAGGGGGGACAGAAACTACAGTGGAAAACCTAGGAGACAGCGCTTTAACTCGGGAGACAGTGGGAGATTCTTTGATGCTGCTGATAGCCCCTAATACACAATTGTTCTCTAGCTTCCGTTTCCACTGGACCAACAAATGGAGTGGAGAAAGAAGGCATGTCAAACACcctccccccgacacataatttCACTGCTTCACTGTTAAAGAAATGCTCAGACTTCAAAAGCTGTCCCCCTGGCCATCTACAAGCTTGATATTAGACAAACAGAATGCGCATCCCTCCCCATCTGCAAGCAGGAGTTTGAGCCCAGCAGTGCTCAGGAGCTCAGTTTCCCGAAGAGCTCCCCTGGGGCTCCCCAATCTCCTCAGGTTTCAGTATTTTGAATCGATGATTCCTTCCTTGGAACAAGATTAGCATCTAGGggttacaggtacacacacagccCAAGGAGAAAGCCACCCTGCACTTCAGCGCCCTCTGGAGGCTGAATGGTGATAGTACGACTGACTGTCAACAGGATCTAGAATTACCTAGGAGGCAAGCCTTCAGACACACCTGTGAGATTACATAGCCTCTAGACCAGTGattgtcaacctgtgggtctctaCCCCATCAGCCTCTTGTCTCCAGCAATATTTACACTATGTTCGAAAAGAAGCAAAATTACGGttgtatataaatgaaaataattgtatggttgagGGGGTGGGTCActacaactgtattaaagggtctcacatcattaggaaggttgaaaagcaCTGCTCTAGACAAATGTGACATATTGTACTAAGCTGAGTCTAGAACCACCGTAAAAATAGgggtaccattccctgggcttaAACCCTAGACTGAATAGAAAAGAAGCTAGCTGAGTTCCACTCTGCTTCCTACGTTACTTCAAACTcttgctgccatgacttccctgtcCGAGGAACTGtctttgaactgtgagccaattCCCTTAAGTGACTTCTCGGGGTGTTTTGACAGAAGCTGTGACTGAGAAGTGGGGCTGTTGCTGTAATGTTGCACCGTGTGGTTTGTAGACGCATAGGAGCCTGTTTGATTGGAGGAATGAGAGGAATTTAGAACTTGAGGTAGGATAAGCAACCAAGAACTGCCAGGAGAACGTAAAGCACTTAAAATTTGTGTCATACTCTAAGACTATGGCTTTATTCTGCCACGACCTGAGACCTGGAGTGAAACGGAATTTAAACTTAATGGACAAAGACAAGGAGCAGCCAGGATGGCTATAATGGTTAAAGCAATCAGCACCACTGAGGGAAAGCATCTGTCAATGTGCTTGAATTACAGTATGGCTGCAGGGAAAATGCCACCCACCCAAAGGTCCAATCTGTGAAAGTACAAGTGTATTATAAAGAGCCTGCCCATATTTCAAAAAGTTCCCTGTTCCTCAAAAGGAACTGCTTAGTAAAGTATTTCCCCAGGGCAAGCAGCGAAGTTGATACAGCTGTGATCCAAGGACACCAGGCTACTTGGTATTttagcagcagaacttggcagcacCATCTATGTGGGTCCTGGTTTTTCAGCCATGAAAGATGTAAGATGGAAGGGTTCAAGGAGTCATATTCCACGGTTTCAAAGAGCAGACAAAGCCAGGCAATGTGGCAGGGTAGGGGTCCCTGCAGGTTTGGTATAAGAGGCTACTGCATGAAGCTGTCATGATGAAGCCTTAATTGCAATGGAGACCCCAGGATACTGGAGATACCAGGACCATGAGATTAACACCCTGTTCCCAGCTTTGAAAATGGCATCTTCCCagtgggggcgcacgcctttaatcccagcactcaggaggcagaggcaggtggatctctgaattcacaGCCAGCCTTGGTCCAGAGTCAGTTCcatgtcagccagggctacacagagaaaccctgtcttgaaaaacaaaacaaaaaaaaccttagaTGCTCTTTCAGAAAACTGAGGTTCAACTTCCAGCATTCATATGgtgggctcacaactgtctaactaactccagacccaggggatcctacaccctcttctggtccccgcaggcaccaggcattcaagtgcaggcaaaacactcctacacataaaaataaaaagtaaaacaacagacATCCTAATTCTTAGAAATTGTAACTATGAATGCATTTGAAAAAAGGATCTCTACAGAGATCCTTCAGAATTGTGTAAATAAGGAGATCATCCCAGACCATGGGCTGTAAACACAATGACAAAGGTCTTTATAAGGGAAACATTCAAGAAATTTGATAGACAGAACAGAAGAAGCACGGAAGACAAAAGCTGGCACTGAAGTGCTACAGTCAACAACAAGGAATGCCAAGGGTTGCTGGCAACCATTGCAAGCCAAAGAGCAAACAGATCCCCATCTCCAATACACTCGGTCTTAGGAGGGAGTGAACACCCTGACCTTGTACCATGACCTCTAAAACTAACAAATTTCTGCTGAATTACCTGGTTCACAATAATTTCTTATTGCAGctttaagaaaacacagaacatcACACgattttacttgttttaaaattttaacaatctctctctctctctctctctctctctctctctctctctctctctctctcacacacacacacacacacacacacacacacacacacaggtccatGCTTCAAGGATGGAGCAAAGCCATGCAGGATTCCAGAGGCCTTGCAGAGGAACAGGATTCAGGAGTTGTAATGGTCGCCTCATCCCAGACTTTGCAGAACACTGGCCTCCGTGGGTCCTATGTCTCCCTTTCCACTCTTCTCATTGGGCCTCAAGGCCCTTGGACATGCCATCCAGATGGCTTCTGTTATCTCACACTATCCTCGGGCTGTCAGGATTCCATGCAGACATCTGCTTATCCTGTCTTGACATGCTTCCTCAGAGGCCTCCTCCTAACTGCATGATGGATCTCATCGCCAATATTCTGTAAACTCGAGTGCAATGCAGGGTCTTGACAACCACTCTACACAAACCCAGGATCCCCGGGGATGCACAAGGATGTGGGTATGGAGAAGGCGGAAGTTGGGAAAGGCTGGGGCACAGACTTAGAACCTTGGGGGCACCTCCCTGTGTGCTGTGGATAGGCCCATCTATAAGAGTTAGAGGAGTGAGAGGCAGGCTGTTGGTGTCACCATGTCTTCTATAAAAGAGGGAGGAGGCATCTGCTAGGGACAGGAACCCCATTGAACTGATAAGTTAGGTCGGCACTCGAATGGGGTCAGCTTGCTGCTGGTGAAAGACTTAACACCTAAATAAGTGCTCACAGGGCCCAACTCCCAAAGAGACACCACTCATTCTCCAGTGGGGAGTCTGTTCCACCATCCCCAGCCTGAGCGGGACTGTTTATACTCTACATAAAACTAGGCCTGAGGACACTCCACAGTCAGAAGGTCTTCAACCCATGGACACTCCAGGGGCTTCATCTTTCGCACTTGGCCTGAGAGAGAGTAGGCCCACTGTGACCAGGTAGAGGCAGTTGGGTAGCATAATAACAGAGGGTTTATTTAAATCCTTCCAGTTTCCACTTAGGATTAGTAAATCTGTCTGTGACCAGTTCTTGCCCCAAGAGTCCAAGTCTGCATCCTGACTGGCCAGGAGCTCACAGCTCACTCGGCGCTCAGGAAGACCCTCTTGCGGGCAGTGTTGGTATAGGGGTGCCAGCGCCATTCTACGTCTGCTGTGGCCTCCTGCTCCAGCGTGCCAAGGCGAATCATGTATACTAGGGTCAGGAGAAAGAGACGTTATCCCATGTACAAACAAGCCCCTCATTTTATGCCCCTCCCCTGCCATAAACAAAGCCCCAAACTCACACTTGAGCTCAAATCGAGGCCCAACTTCAGTCAGCTCCACATTGCGGTGGTCTGTCTTCTTGTAAACATGGTGCCTGGggagaaaggaagcagagataggtATGTGAGTCAGTACAGGTCAGCCAAAAGTCCACAAAGGTCATGATGCCCCAAATCCAGCCCATAGACCCACCGGAATGAAATGTAGTCGTCCTGGTTTGCAAAGGTGATGACCCGATGGCTGTCATCTTTTGGCACAGGAAATAGGTAACGAAGGATATCAGACACCTGGGGCACAGGAAAGGGTGCAAGTTGCAAGTGTCTGGTCTGATCATTACCCCCCCAACCCCGACTCCCACTCCAAGGCTCCCATACTTACCCGCTTGCCCAACCGTGAGGTAAAGCCGTGAGTGATGAGGTGAGGCTTAGCCTCTGACATGGTGCCCAGGTCAGGGATGTCATGCCGCATAACCACATTGCACAGTGTGAAGTAGGCAGTAGGACCGAAGGGCAGATGGCTGACAATGAGCCCCACTGTAGGGTATAGGCTGTCAGACACTCTCCCATGACAACAGCCCTAGCTCCCTATCCCTCCGGCAGGCCTTACCAGGTGTGCCTCGATGCTCATGGACAACCAAGAGGTCAGTGACCCCATTGGCTTTGCACGCTCG
The Cricetulus griseus strain 17A/GY chromosome 1 unlocalized genomic scaffold, alternate assembly CriGri-PICRH-1.0 chr1_1, whole genome shotgun sequence genome window above contains:
- the Imp4 gene encoding U3 small nucleolar ribonucleoprotein protein IMP4; protein product: MLRREARLRREYLYRKAREDAQRSIQEKKERVKRALEENQLIPTELRREALALQGSLEFDDAGGEGVTSHVDDEYRWAGVEDPKIMITTSRDPSSRLKMFAKELKLVFPGAQRMNRGRHEVGALVRACKANGVTDLLVVHEHRGTPVGLIVSHLPFGPTAYFTLCNVVMRHDIPDLGTMSEAKPHLITHGFTSRLGKRVSDILRYLFPVPKDDSHRVITFANQDDYISFRHHVYKKTDHRNVELTEVGPRFELKLYMIRLGTLEQEATADVEWRWHPYTNTARKRVFLSAE